A DNA window from Bacteroidales bacterium contains the following coding sequences:
- the tatC gene encoding twin-arginine translocase subunit TatC — protein sequence MGKKKKADNMSFLEHVEALRKHLIRAILAVVVFAITAFFFKDFIFNQVLFAPKTPEFFTNDLMCKIGRYFNTDSICINQKPFDIINIKMTGQFMTHIMVSLIVGLVVAFPIVFNEFWRFLKPALNKKEIKHSRGAVFSASMLFSIGALFGYYLIVPLSLNFLGNYEVGDVANKINLSSYIQTFTSVVLASAVVFELPVLIFFLSKIGLVTPKFLKKYRKHSIIVILALSAIITPPDIFSQILVTLPLIILYEIGIGISKRVEKRNLKKFTPDISET from the coding sequence ATGGGAAAGAAAAAAAAAGCAGATAATATGTCTTTTTTAGAACATGTAGAAGCTCTGAGAAAACATTTGATAAGAGCAATTTTGGCAGTTGTTGTTTTTGCAATTACGGCTTTCTTTTTTAAAGATTTTATATTTAATCAAGTATTATTTGCCCCTAAAACACCTGAGTTTTTCACAAATGATTTAATGTGTAAAATCGGAAGATATTTTAATACAGATTCAATTTGCATAAATCAAAAACCTTTTGATATCATCAACATTAAAATGACAGGACAATTTATGACTCATATAATGGTTTCATTAATTGTAGGGTTAGTTGTTGCATTTCCGATTGTATTTAATGAATTTTGGCGTTTTTTAAAACCGGCATTAAATAAAAAAGAAATAAAACACAGCAGAGGTGCAGTTTTTTCGGCATCAATGTTGTTTTCTATCGGTGCTTTATTCGGATATTATTTAATTGTTCCTCTTTCTTTAAACTTTTTAGGAAATTATGAAGTAGGCGATGTTGCAAATAAGATAAATTTAAGTTCTTATATTCAAACTTTTACTTCGGTTGTTTTAGCATCGGCAGTTGTGTTTGAGTTACCTGTTTTAATATTCTTTTTAAGCAAAATAGGCTTAGTTACGCCTAAATTCCTAAAAAAATACAGAAAACATTCTATAATTGTGATTTTAGCTTTATCTGCAATTATTACACCTCCTGATATTTTTTCTCAAATATTGGTAACTTTACCTTTAATAATATTGTATGAAATAGGTATCGGAATATCAAAACGTGTTGAAAAACGAAATCTAAAGAAATTTACCCCGGATATTTCCGAAACTTAA
- a CDS encoding KpsF/GutQ family sugar-phosphate isomerase, translating into MKKSEDIIKIAKEVIVNEANSVKNLINFIDDNFADAVFLIQKSKGRVIITGIGKSAIIAQKIVATLNSTGTPSIFMHAADAIHGDLGIIRKNDVVICLSKSGNTPEIKVLVPFIKKFGNKLIAFVSNSGSFLAKQADLVIRTTVEKEACPNNLAPTSSTTAQLVMGDALAVSLLNARNFSNDDFAKYHPGGILGKILYLRVEDLYKNNEAPKVDINAELKDVIIEISEKRLGATAVIDKADKIAGIITDGDLRRMLIKTNSLTGIKAKDIMSVNPKTINPDTFAINAFEIMRKNNITSLIVSEGNRYLGLIHIHDMLKEGFV; encoded by the coding sequence GTGAAAAAATCCGAAGATATTATAAAAATTGCGAAAGAAGTTATTGTTAATGAAGCAAATTCAGTTAAAAATTTAATTAATTTCATAGATGATAATTTTGCTGATGCTGTTTTTTTAATTCAGAAATCAAAAGGAAGGGTTATAATTACCGGAATAGGAAAAAGTGCAATTATTGCCCAAAAAATAGTTGCAACTTTAAATTCAACAGGAACACCTTCAATTTTTATGCATGCGGCAGATGCTATTCACGGTGATTTAGGAATAATACGAAAAAATGACGTGGTAATTTGTTTATCAAAAAGCGGAAATACGCCTGAAATAAAAGTTCTTGTACCGTTTATAAAAAAATTCGGGAATAAATTAATTGCATTTGTATCAAATTCCGGTTCATTTTTAGCAAAACAAGCAGATTTGGTTATTCGAACAACTGTAGAAAAAGAAGCTTGCCCAAATAATTTAGCTCCTACTTCAAGCACAACTGCTCAGTTAGTTATGGGAGATGCACTTGCAGTCAGCCTGTTAAATGCACGAAATTTTTCGAATGATGATTTTGCAAAATACCATCCCGGAGGAATATTAGGAAAGATACTTTACTTAAGGGTTGAAGATTTATATAAAAATAATGAAGCTCCGAAAGTTGATATTAATGCAGAACTGAAAGATGTTATTATTGAAATTTCGGAAAAAAGACTGGGAGCAACTGCAGTTATTGATAAAGCAGATAAAATAGCAGGTATTATTACAGACGGAGACTTAAGACGAATGCTTATTAAGACAAATTCCTTAACCGGAATAAAAGCAAAAGATATTATGTCTGTTAATCCGAAAACAATAAATCCGGATACATTTGCAATTAACGCATTTGAAATTATGAGAAAAAATAATATTACTTCATTAATAGTAAGTGAGGGCAATAGGTATTTAGGTCTGATACATATTCATGATATGTTAAAAGAAGGATTTGTATAG